In Zingiber officinale cultivar Zhangliang chromosome 1A, Zo_v1.1, whole genome shotgun sequence, a genomic segment contains:
- the LOC122038929 gene encoding uncharacterized protein At4g08330, chloroplastic-like — protein sequence MVPHHRGRLTSSSSRRDVLYCCGHCGYALNLSSSDRDTANIGAEYGKSIRKGVVSFAAIDESRFTHADELLCLPFFRSPRSWGLRRRRTRLLCRGCGHLIGTYDNGSDAVSSPSGGSSSESNDAENTSGSFRRYKIRIGTLQPSDDDAGAAFFS from the exons ATGGTTCCCCACCACAGAGGCCGcctcacctcctcctcctcccggaGGGACGTACTCTACTG CTGCGGCCACTGCGGCTACGCGTTGAACCTGAGCTCGTCGGATCGCGACACCGCTAACATCGGCGCAGAATACGGGAAGTCCATCAGGAAGGGCGTCGTCTCCTTCGCCGCCATCGACGAGAGCCGGTTCACCCATGCCGACGAGCTCCTCTGCCTGCCCTTCTTCCGCTCGCCCCGGTCCTGGGGCCTTCGCCGCCGCCGGACCCGCCTGCTCTGCCGCGGGTGCGGCCATCTCATCGGCACCTACGACAACGGCTCCGATGCCGTTTCGTCGCCCTCGGGCGGATCCTCGTCGGAGAGCAATGACGCGGAGAACACTTCCGGGAGTTTCCGGCGCTACAAGATCCGGATCGGCACCTTGCAGCCCTCCGACGACGACGCAGGTGCTGCTTTCTTCTCTTGA